The following are encoded in a window of Telmatobacter sp. DSM 110680 genomic DNA:
- a CDS encoding DegT/DnrJ/EryC1/StrS family aminotransferase yields the protein MSLSIPLSSPDITEAEVDAVTAVLRTPHLSLGPELAAFESALADYHSIPHAIAVSSGTAGLHIALLTLGVAEGDEVVVPSFAFIAVANAVLLVGAQPVFADIDPLTLNLTPSTVESALTPRTRAILAVHTFGIPADMRGLRELADRHQLVIIEDACEALGAELQQRRVGTFGDLSVFGFYPNKQITTGEGGAVLAHTQAHADRLRSLRNQGRSPQRRVSVDELGGRHPNPHAPHASAPASDWLHHPDIGFNYRLSEMACALGRVQLSRLDDILTLRRSAAERYQALLSDIPGLELPPLTLPVCTISWFVYVVRLPQGTDRARIQDLLANLGIATSTYFAPIHQQPAWREYIAPASTFLPVTESMGPRTLAIPFFNRITAHQQQQVAAALREAISLQA from the coding sequence TTGAGTCTGAGCATCCCGCTGTCCTCCCCTGACATCACCGAAGCCGAAGTCGACGCCGTCACCGCAGTCTTGCGCACGCCACACCTCAGTCTCGGTCCCGAACTCGCCGCATTCGAATCAGCGCTCGCCGACTACCACTCCATCCCCCACGCTATCGCCGTCAGTAGCGGCACGGCAGGCCTCCACATCGCTTTGCTCACTCTCGGCGTCGCAGAAGGCGACGAGGTCGTCGTCCCTTCTTTCGCCTTCATTGCGGTAGCCAACGCTGTTCTGCTCGTCGGCGCACAACCCGTCTTCGCCGACATCGATCCGCTCACGCTCAACCTCACGCCCTCCACCGTTGAAAGCGCGTTGACCCCGCGAACCCGCGCCATCCTCGCAGTGCACACCTTCGGAATCCCCGCCGATATGCGCGGCCTGCGCGAACTCGCAGATCGTCATCAACTCGTCATCATCGAAGACGCCTGCGAAGCCCTCGGTGCAGAACTTCAGCAGCGCCGCGTCGGCACCTTCGGTGATCTGTCGGTCTTCGGGTTCTATCCCAACAAGCAAATCACCACCGGCGAAGGTGGAGCAGTCCTCGCCCACACCCAGGCCCACGCCGACCGCCTCCGGAGCCTGCGAAATCAAGGCCGGAGTCCCCAGCGACGGGTTTCTGTCGATGAATTGGGGGGCAGGCACCCCAACCCGCATGCACCACACGCATCAGCCCCAGCAAGCGACTGGCTGCATCACCCCGACATAGGCTTCAACTACCGCCTCTCGGAAATGGCCTGCGCCCTCGGTCGCGTTCAACTCAGCCGACTCGACGACATACTCACTCTCCGGCGCTCCGCCGCTGAACGCTACCAGGCTCTCCTGTCCGACATCCCCGGCCTTGAACTGCCCCCGCTCACTCTGCCGGTATGCACCATCAGCTGGTTCGTCTATGTAGTCCGGCTACCTCAAGGCACTGACCGAGCCCGCATTCAGGATTTGCTTGCCAACCTCGGCATAGCCACCTCTACTTATTTCGCCCCGATCCATCAACAGCCCGCATGGCGCGAATACATTGCCCCAGCCTCAACTTTTCTGCCGGTCACAGAATCCATGGGCCCCCGCACTCTCGCGATTCCCTTCTTCAACCGCATCACCGCGCACCAGCAGCAGCAGGTTGCAGCCGCCCTTCGCGAAGCGATCTCCTTGCAAGCATAA
- the neuC gene encoding UDP-N-acetylglucosamine 2-epimerase has translation MSKARKAKRKIAVVTTSRADYSHLYWPLRELAARPDIELGVIALGPHLSPEFGNTIAEIEREGFPIKARIECLLSSDTDTGMAKTIGVAILSLADTLTAWRPDLILLIADRYEMMAPACVALALRIPIAHIEGGEVSQGAIDDQVRNALTKLAHIHFTSTQTARRRVISMGEEAWRVHHAGAPSLDHLRRSNLINRAALEKRLNLKLASPCILAAWHPVTILRDTNTEADALFAALAAAPGQLIFVYPNTDAGSHALIKRTRTLAAARPDTHIFVNLDAVTYWSLLGQVDAMIGNSSSGIMEAASFGLPVVNVGMRQQGRERAPNIIDVPADVAAIAAALKHALTPAFRSKLKSMANPYGNGTAATTISNVLATVPLENLLIKQPASISVRNTR, from the coding sequence ATGAGTAAGGCGCGCAAAGCCAAGCGAAAAATCGCTGTTGTAACAACCTCGCGAGCCGACTACAGCCATCTCTACTGGCCACTCCGCGAACTCGCCGCACGCCCTGACATTGAATTAGGAGTCATCGCCCTTGGCCCGCACCTCTCCCCGGAATTCGGCAACACAATTGCCGAAATCGAGCGCGAAGGCTTTCCCATCAAAGCGCGTATTGAGTGCCTTCTGAGCTCTGACACCGATACCGGCATGGCCAAAACCATAGGCGTCGCTATCCTCTCCCTGGCTGACACGCTGACCGCGTGGCGCCCCGACTTGATCCTACTCATCGCCGATCGTTACGAAATGATGGCCCCGGCCTGCGTCGCGCTCGCTCTCCGCATCCCCATCGCTCACATTGAAGGCGGAGAAGTTAGCCAAGGCGCCATCGATGACCAGGTCCGCAACGCCCTCACCAAGCTCGCGCACATCCACTTCACTTCTACGCAGACTGCACGCCGCCGCGTGATCTCCATGGGCGAAGAAGCCTGGCGCGTCCACCATGCCGGCGCACCGTCGCTCGATCATCTGCGCCGTTCAAACCTCATCAATCGCGCCGCTCTCGAAAAACGGCTCAACCTTAAACTCGCCTCGCCCTGCATACTCGCTGCGTGGCACCCCGTCACCATCCTTCGCGATACCAATACCGAAGCTGATGCGCTCTTCGCGGCGCTAGCGGCGGCGCCCGGGCAATTGATCTTCGTCTACCCCAACACCGATGCCGGCAGCCACGCGCTCATCAAGCGCACGCGTACCCTCGCAGCTGCGCGGCCCGACACTCACATCTTCGTGAATCTCGATGCCGTCACCTATTGGAGTCTTCTCGGCCAAGTCGATGCCATGATTGGCAACTCCTCCAGCGGAATCATGGAGGCCGCCTCATTCGGACTTCCCGTCGTCAACGTCGGAATGCGCCAGCAAGGTCGCGAACGCGCTCCGAACATCATCGACGTTCCCGCCGACGTCGCGGCCATTGCTGCCGCGCTCAAACACGCTCTCACACCGGCATTCCGCAGCAAACTTAAAAGCATGGCAAACCCCTATGGAAACGGCACAGCCGCAACCACCATTTCCAACGTCCTCGCTACCGTCCCTCTCGAAAATCTCTTAATCAAGCAACCTGCATCGATCTCCGTGCGAAATACGCGCTAA
- a CDS encoding polysaccharide biosynthesis protein: MTFPLESIHWHDFLARPQLPAPAPESITTLVNHPILITGAGGSIGSALALRLAAEEAHLILLESSENNLYKLQRNFADRLHPLQATFYLGSVTDQFLLNEIISLHRPRLVFHAAAYKHVPLLEDQPFAAIANNIFATETLSLAAAANRARIVLLSTDKAVNPTSIMGATKRAAEQIILSSNGTVLRLGNVLASDGSVTEVFARQLATGIPLTVTDPAARRYFLTIEEAVNLLISAAAELPTLLAPDLPAPHFIADLARFMAHTLAPDHEPSIEFTHLRAGDKETEQLWSANETPHPTNASGLIRLDSPSIPRSQLQSALATLRNTVKTRDLSASLNALRILVPDYSPSSTVLRLRSITATQVTHE; this comes from the coding sequence GTGACTTTCCCGCTCGAATCCATCCACTGGCACGACTTCCTCGCTCGTCCTCAGCTACCCGCGCCAGCTCCTGAGTCCATCACCACTCTGGTCAACCACCCGATTCTCATCACCGGCGCCGGAGGCTCAATCGGATCCGCGCTGGCGCTTCGATTGGCCGCCGAAGAGGCGCACCTCATCCTTCTTGAATCTTCCGAAAACAATCTGTACAAACTGCAACGCAACTTCGCAGACCGCCTCCATCCATTGCAGGCAACGTTCTATCTCGGCAGCGTAACGGATCAGTTTCTTCTGAACGAGATCATCTCATTGCACCGTCCACGCCTCGTCTTTCACGCCGCTGCGTACAAACACGTCCCGCTTCTCGAAGATCAACCCTTCGCGGCAATCGCAAACAACATCTTTGCAACCGAAACTCTGTCCCTTGCTGCCGCGGCAAATCGTGCGCGCATTGTTCTTCTTTCCACCGACAAAGCTGTCAATCCCACCTCGATCATGGGCGCGACTAAACGCGCCGCTGAGCAGATAATCCTCTCTTCCAATGGAACCGTCCTCCGGCTCGGAAACGTCCTTGCAAGCGACGGCAGCGTAACTGAAGTCTTCGCCCGCCAGCTCGCTACCGGTATTCCGCTCACCGTGACCGATCCCGCTGCGCGCCGGTACTTCCTCACCATCGAGGAGGCCGTGAATCTTCTGATCTCCGCCGCCGCTGAGCTACCGACATTACTGGCGCCTGATCTCCCTGCTCCCCATTTCATCGCCGACCTGGCACGCTTCATGGCGCATACCCTCGCGCCAGATCACGAACCTTCCATCGAGTTCACCCACCTGCGCGCCGGAGACAAAGAGACCGAGCAACTATGGTCCGCGAACGAAACACCCCATCCCACAAATGCCAGTGGCCTCATCCGTCTCGATTCACCATCAATTCCACGTTCCCAACTGCAAAGCGCTCTCGCCACGTTGCGTAATACCGTGAAAACCCGCGACCTCTCCGCATCGCTCAACGCCCTGCGTATCTTGGTGCCCGACTATTCTCCCAGCAGCACAGTTCTCCGGCTGCGTTCCATAACAGCGACGCAGGTCACCCATGAGTAA
- a CDS encoding FG-GAP-like repeat-containing protein, producing MKFMRVGGVLAIVLVATNVTAGAESHFDADAVRLNNRGVALMGQQFTEKAEQSFAESFERDPKLAQAATNDGIALLTLQKIDDAKKALRAALVLEPGSAQAWYNLGLAQHADNELDDALKSFQQAVKLDPRDVDSYYFEGVCYREMKQFDKAVEVLKQALAIQPLHASSEFALARALQATGDKEQAKEHFKLFQHMTSTKISAAIGLAYGEQGHYSTVTPVEEPQARQRAMIPVKLVAEVMVRAIPPMPQKRVTDGAPTSGAKSGVSTETGGACMLDVTGSGQMDLVLMENGPQAIRVVHRKSGGKFEDVDAAAAGLKAAGRAVACAVGDYDGDNLNDLAVALDDGVRLFRNLGNGKFEDVTAEAGLAARNKPTGITFVDYDHDGDLDLFLTGAPMKDGDTPNVLWRNNGNKTFTEWTADTGLGGTGKTASVILTDFNNDRAVDIAVTGNGAAPMLFVNPREGKYPQQALYESESLPATEGIAVLDYNKDGWMDIAVTHAGSPGLTLWRNVAGQQNVGRRFERVSLPLTGATRGWGVTAVDIDNDGWIDLAAIVETVAGPRVKVFRNKGDGSFEDVSSVLGLDAVKLTAPRGLIAADVDGGGAPDLIVTQENAPPVLLRNVGANKNHFVRLDLSGYADNKTAIGSKVEIFANGQWQKWELAGASGLATQAPPQLLIGLGEADHVDLLRILWPTGILQDEIDLPHTQVIAMKEADRRGSSCPVLFAWDGHKYKLVTDVIGAAVVGHWFTPTRRNIPNSGEWIKVDGDRLASVDGKLSLRFIEPMEEVNYIDQLKLVAVDHPEDVEVNPDERFLDDPPFASGRVVASKGARLPVGAWDGEGRDVLDVLSRSDHKFASGFTATPYDGFANTHYLTLDLGDVNVSKPLKLLMTGYVNYFSATSLYAAWQAGIKPISPYVEAQRPDGTWLTIPGDAGFPAGLERTIVVDLTGKLPEGTRKIRLVSNLEIYWDQVLIDNEPEAETHTTEVPLTLATERFRGYPTQIDGKSPGDLDYDYDRVSLTGPFQHQRGNYTHLGDVTALVKGVDDRYAIFGSGEEIATEFDTAKLPALPTHWRRDYFFYANGYVKDMDWWDAMPFTVAQLPFHKMSAYPYPATEKFPDDAGSIEYQLKMNDRFDSGEPVRSYRFDYKLMPSTPADDLTCGVASPAWPVSSAQAAHE from the coding sequence ATGAAGTTTATGCGAGTTGGCGGGGTACTGGCCATAGTACTTGTGGCAACGAACGTTACTGCCGGTGCAGAGTCGCACTTTGATGCCGATGCGGTGCGGTTGAACAACCGCGGTGTGGCGCTGATGGGGCAGCAGTTTACCGAGAAGGCCGAGCAGAGCTTTGCCGAGTCGTTCGAGAGGGATCCAAAGCTGGCGCAAGCGGCGACGAATGACGGCATTGCGCTGCTGACGCTGCAGAAGATTGATGACGCGAAGAAAGCCCTTCGGGCCGCGCTCGTTTTGGAACCGGGGAGTGCCCAAGCATGGTACAACCTGGGGCTGGCACAACATGCGGACAACGAACTGGACGATGCACTGAAGAGTTTTCAGCAGGCGGTGAAGCTCGATCCGCGGGATGTGGATTCGTATTACTTCGAGGGTGTGTGCTACCGGGAGATGAAGCAGTTCGACAAGGCTGTCGAGGTGTTGAAGCAGGCATTGGCCATTCAGCCGCTTCATGCTTCTTCGGAGTTTGCGTTGGCGCGTGCGCTGCAGGCAACCGGTGACAAGGAACAGGCTAAGGAACACTTCAAGCTGTTCCAGCACATGACGAGTACGAAGATTTCGGCGGCGATTGGGCTGGCTTATGGCGAGCAGGGGCATTATTCGACGGTGACGCCGGTGGAGGAGCCACAGGCGCGGCAGCGGGCGATGATTCCGGTGAAACTGGTGGCGGAGGTGATGGTTCGTGCGATCCCACCCATGCCCCAAAAGCGGGTCACGGATGGGGCACCCACTTCTGGCGCTAAGTCGGGAGTGTCGACGGAAACTGGCGGCGCTTGCATGCTGGATGTGACTGGGTCGGGTCAGATGGACCTGGTGCTGATGGAGAATGGACCGCAAGCGATCCGGGTGGTGCATCGGAAGAGTGGCGGGAAATTTGAAGATGTGGATGCTGCGGCTGCGGGGCTGAAGGCTGCGGGGCGAGCAGTGGCGTGCGCAGTGGGTGACTACGACGGGGACAACCTGAACGACCTCGCGGTAGCTCTGGACGATGGGGTGCGGCTGTTTCGGAATCTTGGCAACGGCAAGTTTGAGGATGTGACGGCGGAGGCAGGACTGGCGGCGCGCAACAAGCCTACGGGAATCACGTTTGTGGATTATGACCACGATGGGGATCTCGATCTGTTTTTGACGGGTGCGCCAATGAAGGATGGCGATACACCGAATGTGTTGTGGCGGAATAACGGCAATAAGACATTTACAGAGTGGACAGCCGATACAGGATTGGGTGGCACCGGAAAAACCGCGAGCGTGATCCTGACGGATTTCAATAATGATCGTGCGGTAGATATTGCGGTGACAGGGAATGGCGCGGCGCCGATGCTGTTCGTGAATCCGAGAGAAGGAAAGTATCCGCAGCAGGCGCTGTATGAGAGCGAGTCACTTCCAGCGACTGAGGGTATCGCTGTCCTCGATTACAACAAGGATGGCTGGATGGATATCGCGGTGACCCACGCTGGGTCGCCGGGGTTGACGCTGTGGCGCAACGTTGCCGGACAGCAGAATGTGGGGCGGCGGTTTGAGCGCGTGTCGTTGCCGTTGACGGGCGCGACACGTGGGTGGGGCGTAACGGCTGTCGATATTGACAACGATGGATGGATTGACCTGGCGGCGATTGTGGAGACCGTTGCGGGGCCGCGGGTGAAGGTGTTTCGCAATAAGGGCGATGGGAGTTTTGAGGATGTCAGCAGCGTGCTGGGTTTGGATGCTGTGAAACTGACTGCTCCGCGGGGCCTGATCGCGGCGGATGTGGATGGTGGTGGTGCGCCTGATCTCATCGTCACACAGGAGAATGCGCCGCCAGTGCTGCTGCGTAACGTGGGCGCGAACAAGAATCATTTTGTACGGCTGGACCTGAGTGGGTACGCGGATAACAAGACGGCCATTGGGTCGAAGGTGGAGATATTCGCCAACGGGCAGTGGCAGAAGTGGGAATTGGCGGGTGCGTCGGGACTTGCCACACAGGCTCCGCCGCAGTTGTTGATCGGGCTGGGCGAGGCGGACCATGTAGATCTGCTCCGGATTTTGTGGCCGACGGGGATCTTGCAGGACGAAATTGATCTGCCGCACACGCAGGTGATTGCGATGAAGGAAGCTGATCGGCGCGGCAGCTCTTGCCCGGTGCTGTTTGCGTGGGATGGACACAAGTACAAGCTTGTTACCGATGTGATTGGAGCCGCGGTGGTGGGGCACTGGTTCACGCCGACGCGACGGAATATTCCGAACTCGGGCGAATGGATCAAGGTGGATGGCGATCGGCTCGCTAGCGTGGATGGGAAGTTGAGCCTGCGTTTCATCGAGCCAATGGAGGAAGTGAACTACATTGATCAGTTGAAACTGGTGGCAGTCGATCATCCGGAAGATGTCGAGGTGAATCCGGATGAGCGGTTCCTTGATGATCCACCATTTGCTTCGGGGCGTGTGGTGGCATCGAAGGGCGCGCGGTTGCCGGTGGGCGCATGGGATGGCGAGGGGCGCGACGTGCTCGATGTGCTCAGCCGGAGCGATCACAAATTTGCCAGCGGATTTACCGCAACGCCGTACGACGGGTTCGCGAATACGCATTACCTGACGCTGGATCTGGGCGATGTGAATGTGAGCAAGCCGTTGAAACTGCTGATGACCGGGTATGTGAACTACTTCAGCGCCACATCGTTGTATGCGGCATGGCAGGCAGGAATCAAGCCGATTTCGCCGTATGTTGAGGCGCAGAGGCCGGATGGAACGTGGCTGACGATACCGGGGGATGCGGGATTTCCGGCGGGGCTGGAACGGACGATTGTTGTGGACCTCACCGGAAAATTGCCGGAGGGAACACGCAAGATCCGGCTGGTGAGCAATCTTGAAATCTACTGGGACCAAGTGTTGATCGATAACGAACCTGAGGCGGAGACGCACACGACGGAAGTACCGCTGACACTCGCGACGGAGAGATTCCGCGGCTATCCAACGCAGATTGATGGAAAGAGTCCGGGCGATCTGGATTACGACTACGATCGCGTGAGTTTGACGGGACCGTTCCAGCATCAGCGCGGGAACTATACGCACCTCGGGGATGTGACGGCGCTGGTGAAGGGCGTGGACGACCGATATGCGATTTTCGGCAGCGGCGAGGAGATTGCGACGGAGTTCGACACGGCTAAGCTGCCCGCGCTGCCGACGCATTGGAGGCGCGATTACTTCTTCTATGCGAATGGATACGTGAAGGACATGGACTGGTGGGATGCGATGCCGTTTACGGTGGCGCAGCTGCCGTTCCACAAGATGAGCGCGTATCCATACCCGGCCACCGAGAAGTTTCCGGATGATGCGGGTTCGATTGAGTATCAGTTGAAGATGAACGACCGGTTTGATTCCGGTGAGCCGGTGCGGTCTTACCGGTTCGATTACAAGCTGATGCCGTCGACTCCCGCAGATGATCTCACGTGTGGAGTGGCGAGTCCGGCATGGCCGGTGAGTTCGGCGCAGGCGGCGCATGAGTGA
- a CDS encoding amidase: protein MSELVLLPAVRQLEMLRARELSVMELAEAHIAQIERLNPKLNAFADFDAMRVRELACAMDAVPVGARGPLHGLPVTVKSSIAAAGYKCEIGSLNHRGEIPREDAVVVGRLRAAGALILGTTNCPEFLMAYETDNVLHGQTRNPWDLERTPGGSSGGESAAIAAGMSSAGLGSDSGGSVRVPAHFTGICSLKPTPGRIPGRGHLPPCVGPFSTLGAIGPMARTIGDVELLFRTLSGQDDADPASTPVTLRELSESELQKNRVGFFEDDGLTPVTAETRAAVRKAAAALRDAGFCVEPFLPRTLERLRNLWWTFFVQCGAMFYEPEVCGGREKLSPIFSEFLEIAERTGPLSSTDLLNAWAEMDLLRAKTMEEMREYPVLLCPVASVAAWKHGKRKWTIDGQTVEYLDAVRYTQWFNTLGAPAAAVPVGRSHEGMPIGVQIAGRPFEDEVVLGVAGIVDRAFGYSAPAMANPK, encoded by the coding sequence ATGAGTGAGCTGGTGCTGCTGCCGGCCGTGCGGCAGTTGGAGATGCTGCGGGCGCGTGAGCTATCGGTGATGGAACTGGCGGAAGCGCACATCGCGCAGATTGAGCGGCTGAATCCGAAGCTGAACGCATTTGCGGATTTTGATGCGATGCGCGTTCGAGAGCTGGCGTGCGCGATGGATGCCGTGCCGGTGGGTGCGCGTGGACCGTTGCATGGGCTCCCGGTTACGGTGAAGTCATCAATCGCTGCGGCAGGTTACAAATGCGAGATTGGGAGCCTGAATCATAGGGGCGAGATCCCGCGCGAGGATGCGGTTGTCGTTGGGAGACTGCGTGCAGCAGGCGCGCTGATTCTGGGCACTACGAACTGTCCTGAATTTTTGATGGCGTACGAGACGGACAACGTGCTGCATGGGCAGACGCGGAATCCTTGGGACCTTGAGCGCACGCCGGGTGGTTCAAGTGGCGGCGAGTCGGCAGCGATTGCTGCGGGAATGTCGTCTGCGGGACTGGGTTCAGACAGCGGCGGGTCCGTGCGGGTGCCTGCGCACTTTACTGGAATCTGTTCGTTAAAGCCTACGCCTGGGCGGATTCCGGGACGCGGACATCTACCGCCGTGCGTGGGGCCTTTCTCGACACTTGGCGCGATTGGGCCGATGGCACGGACGATCGGGGATGTTGAGCTGTTGTTCCGCACGCTGAGCGGACAGGATGATGCGGATCCGGCGAGTACGCCGGTGACGCTGCGCGAATTGAGCGAGTCAGAGCTGCAAAAGAATCGGGTTGGTTTTTTTGAAGATGATGGACTGACGCCTGTCACAGCTGAAACGCGAGCAGCGGTGCGCAAGGCGGCTGCGGCATTGCGGGACGCTGGATTTTGCGTCGAGCCGTTTCTACCGCGGACATTGGAGCGATTGCGCAATCTATGGTGGACGTTTTTTGTGCAGTGCGGGGCAATGTTCTATGAACCGGAGGTTTGCGGCGGGCGGGAGAAGTTGAGTCCGATCTTCAGCGAATTTCTGGAGATTGCGGAGCGGACCGGTCCGTTGAGTTCAACAGATCTGTTGAATGCGTGGGCGGAGATGGATTTGCTGCGCGCCAAGACAATGGAAGAGATGCGCGAGTATCCCGTCCTGCTGTGTCCTGTGGCGAGTGTGGCTGCGTGGAAGCATGGCAAGCGGAAATGGACCATCGACGGACAGACGGTGGAGTATCTCGACGCGGTGCGGTATACGCAGTGGTTCAATACGCTGGGAGCTCCGGCGGCGGCAGTGCCGGTGGGTCGGTCGCACGAGGGAATGCCTATTGGTGTTCAGATTGCGGGACGGCCGTTTGAGGATGAAGTTGTGCTGGGCGTGGCCGGGATTGTCGATCGAGCGTTCGGCTATTCGGCTCCGGCAATGGCTAACCCCAAGTAG
- the aroF gene encoding 3-deoxy-7-phosphoheptulonate synthase, which produces MAGGSLTLPRIGALRVRPSWQERFAETSDVLKSDKHQQTVVRVLDLEIGGRDFITMAGPCSVETEHQLLSTAHHVRQHGAQILRGGAFKPRSSPYAFQGHGLAGLKMLAQARAETGLAVVTEVMSEDDVPLVAEYADILQIGSRSMENYTLLEAAAQSGRPILLKRGMMATVGDLLKSAQIVLDNGNPNVILCERGVRTFDATLRNTFDVAAIVLLKHISHLPVIADPSHACGYRELVPGLARVGVVAGADGLIVEVHPTPEKAWSDGEQSLDFAEFDKMMASLNPYIALREEAIAAQTLETVG; this is translated from the coding sequence ATGGCAGGCGGTAGTCTGACGCTTCCCCGGATCGGAGCGCTGCGGGTGCGCCCAAGTTGGCAGGAACGTTTCGCCGAGACCAGTGATGTATTGAAGAGCGACAAACACCAGCAGACGGTTGTGCGGGTGTTGGACCTCGAAATCGGTGGCCGCGACTTCATCACGATGGCCGGACCATGTTCGGTTGAGACCGAACATCAGCTTCTCTCCACAGCTCATCATGTGCGTCAGCATGGAGCGCAGATTCTGCGTGGCGGTGCATTCAAGCCGCGCAGTTCTCCTTATGCATTTCAGGGTCATGGTCTGGCAGGGTTGAAGATGCTCGCGCAGGCCCGGGCGGAGACGGGACTAGCCGTCGTCACCGAGGTCATGAGCGAAGACGATGTGCCGCTGGTGGCCGAGTACGCCGACATTCTGCAGATTGGTTCGCGGAGCATGGAGAACTACACGCTGCTGGAAGCGGCGGCGCAATCGGGACGGCCGATTCTGTTGAAGCGGGGAATGATGGCCACGGTGGGCGATCTGCTGAAGTCGGCGCAGATTGTGCTCGATAACGGAAATCCCAATGTGATTTTGTGCGAGCGAGGCGTACGCACCTTCGATGCAACGCTGCGGAACACATTTGATGTGGCTGCGATCGTGTTGCTGAAACATATTTCACATCTACCGGTGATTGCGGATCCGAGTCATGCGTGCGGGTATCGGGAACTGGTTCCAGGGCTGGCGCGGGTTGGCGTGGTTGCGGGTGCAGATGGATTGATTGTTGAAGTTCACCCAACTCCGGAGAAGGCCTGGAGCGATGGTGAGCAGTCATTGGATTTTGCGGAGTTCGACAAGATGATGGCGTCGCTCAATCCGTATATTGCGTTGCGCGAAGAGGCGATAGCTGCCCAAACTCTGGAGACGGTTGGATGA